In uncultured Fusobacterium sp., the genomic stretch TTTCACTAACAATAGTATCTCCAGTGAATCCAAGCATAACAGCAACTTTTTTACCTTTTAAATCATCAAAAGATTTTATTGAGTTATTTCCTTCTTTAACTATGATAACTTGACTAGCTGTATAATATGGTTGTGTAAATGATACAGTTTTCTTTCTTTCTTCAGTAGCTGTCATTCCTGCAATAACTAAATCTACTTTTTTCATTTGAAGAGCTGGTAAAAGTCCATCAAAAGACATATCTAAAACTTTTACATCTGCATCCATTACCTTTCCAAGCTCATTAACTAATTCAATATCAAATCCTGTAACTTCCCCTTTATCAAGATATTCAAATGGTGGAAACTCTGCATTTGTTCCAACAAAGATTTTGTCCTTTGCCATAGCTGAAACTGATAAAGATAAAATTAATGCTCCCATAAGTAAACTTTTAACAAATTTTTTCATAATCATTTCCTCCTGTATTTATATATTTATATTTGCTTCATTAATTAATGTAGTAAAATTATTTATTTAAAACTTTATCTAAGAACTCTTTTGTTCTTTCATGTTTAGGATTTTCAAAAAGTTCGATTGGTGTAGTATCTTCTAAAATATTTCCTCTATCTATAAAGAAAACTCTATTGGCAACATTTTTAGCAAATCCCATCTCATGTGTTACAATAAGCATTGTCATTCCTTCTTTAGCTAGATCTCTCATAACATCAAGAACCTCTTTGATCATTTCAGGATCAAGAGCTGATGTAGGCTCGTCAAATAGCATAATTTCTGGTTCCATTGCTAAGGCTCTAGCAATAGCTATTCTTTGTTTTTGTCCTCCAGATAGTTGGTTTGGATAAACAGCAGCTTTATCTTTTAATCCTACTTTTTCAAGAAGAACTAAAGCTTTACTTTCAGCTTCAGCTTGCGAGTAACCTTTTATCTTCATTGGAGAAAGAGTTAGATTTTCAAGAACTGTTTTATGAGGAAATAGGTTAAAGTGTTGAAACACCATTCCTACTTTTTCACGAATCTTGTTAATATCTGTATCTACTCCCATAAGATCTTTATTGTCTATATAAATATGTCCAGCTGTTGGCTCTTCAAGTTTATTTAAACATCTTAAAAATGTAGATTTTCCACTTCCTGAAGGTCCTATTATAGCTATAATATCACCTTTTTTAACCTCTGTGCTAATATTTTTTAAAACCTCTAATTTCCCATAATTTTTATATAAATTTTCAACCTTAATCACTTACTTTCAACCCCTTTTCTACATTTCTCATAACTTTAGTAAATAATGCTGTTAATACTAGATAGATAAGTCCAACTGCTAATAGTGGTTCTACCCCTCTATATGTTTGGCTTGTAATTATATTTGCTGATCTCAATAGATCTACTCCTCCGATAAATCCAACAATTGAAGTTTCTTTTAAAAGAGTTATAAACTCACTTACAAGAGCTGGAAGGATTTTTTTAATAGCTTGAGGTATGATAACCTCTTTCATTGCTACACCATAAGGCATTCCTAAAGCTCTAGCAGCTTCCATTTGTCCTTTATCTAATCCCTCAATACCTGCTCTTATTATCTCAGCAACATATGCTCCAGAGTTAATCCCAAATGAAAGTCCAGCTATAACAAGGATAGGTGTATCTCTTAAAACTCCAACAAATATTAAGTTTGCTAAGATCATCAATTGTACAACTGCTGGAGTACCTCTAATTATATCGACATATCCAAAAGCCAAAGAAGATATTGGGTTGAACTTTTCCCAACCTTTTTTATGCTTTAATGGATAAAATTGTGAAAGCTCCATAAGTGCAATTAAGATACCAAGGATAATTCCTATCATAGTAGCTAACAGTGTTGTTCCGATTGAAAAAGCTAGACCATTTAAGATATACATGTATCTATCTCCTCCAATAAAAATATCTTTCAGTAAAACTAAGTAATCCATTTGTTTCCCCCTTTATAATAATTAAAATTTTATTACTTGATTATAAAAAAAATGCAACCTCTAAAAAGGCTGCATTAAACTTTTAATAAAAAAATCAATAGAATAAATCTATTGATCACATTTCACTCTATGCTCATGGAATAAAAAATATAAATAGAAAAATTATAATCTATATTTTATACCCAATCTTTTCAAGAAAGTTTAAATTTGATCAACCAATTTTAAAGAATAAGGTTTAGTATTTAATTTTTGATTTTTCCTTATCCTAAATCTCCTGATCATTTTTCCCCTCCTCGTTTACTTTTTTGATTTGCCTAATTGTACAACCTAAAAAAATAAAAGTCAAGCATTTTTTTAGATAATTTATTTTTATTTGTTTCAAAAATAAAAATAAATTTCAATTTAAAGAGGGGGAAGTATTGACTTTTTTGAATAATAATGCTATTATAAAAGACATTAATACTATATTGAAGGAAATTATAATTAAGGACGTGGTAAAATGAGTTACAAATCAAAATTAGATCTTAGACAAACAGAGGTTGCAATAAAGCAAGTAAAGGACTTCTTTGAAAGAGAGTTAGCAAAAGAGCTAAATCTTACAAGGGTATCAGCTCCATTATTTGTTAAACCTGAATCAGGATTAAATGACAACCTTAGTGGAATTGAAAGACCTGTAAGCTTTATAACAAAAGCAGGAGACAAAGCTGAAATAGTTCATTCTTTGGCAAAATGGAAGAGAATGGCACTTCATAATTATAACTTCAATATAGGTGAAGGGCTTTATACAGATATGAATGCAATTAGAAGAGATGAAGATACAGACTTTATACATTCATACTATGTTGACCAATGGGATTGGGAAAAAATTATAGCAAAAGAGGATAGAACAGAAGAAACTTTAAAATCAATAGTTGAAGGAATCTTTGGGGTTTTAAAAAATACTGAAGATTATATTTGTGGACTTTATCCAGAACTTTCAAGAAAAGTTCCTGAAAAAATTACATTTATAACTACACAAGAGTTAGAGGATAAATACCCTCTTCTTACTCCAAAAGAGAGAGAACATGCAGCAGCTAAAGAGTATGGAGCAATATTTATTATGAAGATTGGAGGAGTTTTAAACTCTGGAGAAAAACATGATGGAAGAGCTCCTGACTATGATGATTGGGAACTAAATGGAGATATTATTCTATATTATGAGCCTTTAGGAATTGGATTAGAGCTTTCATCTATGGGAATAAGAGTTGATGAAGATTCTCTAGCTAAGCAGCTTAAAATTGCTGGTTGTGAAGATAGAAAAACTCTTGAATATCATAGAATGCTATTAAATAGAGAACTTCCATATACAATTGGAGGAGGTTTAGGACAATCTCGTATCTGTTTATTCTTCCTAGATAAATTACATATTGGAGAAGTTCAAGCTTCTATGTGGCCAAAAGAGGTTCATGAAATTTGTAAAAAACTAAATATTCATTTATTATAAAAATCTACCCCTAAACTCTATAATGAATTTAGGGGTTTTATATTTTTAGAGTTATTTTAATAAATTACTTTCAAAATCTAAATAAAAACTTTTAGGATTAGAAATATATATACCACAAACAGAACTTAAGGGAGTCAT encodes the following:
- a CDS encoding amino acid ABC transporter ATP-binding protein; protein product: MIKVENLYKNYGKLEVLKNISTEVKKGDIIAIIGPSGSGKSTFLRCLNKLEEPTAGHIYIDNKDLMGVDTDINKIREKVGMVFQHFNLFPHKTVLENLTLSPMKIKGYSQAEAESKALVLLEKVGLKDKAAVYPNQLSGGQKQRIAIARALAMEPEIMLFDEPTSALDPEMIKEVLDVMRDLAKEGMTMLIVTHEMGFAKNVANRVFFIDRGNILEDTTPIELFENPKHERTKEFLDKVLNK
- a CDS encoding amino acid ABC transporter permease, which gives rise to MDYLVLLKDIFIGGDRYMYILNGLAFSIGTTLLATMIGIILGILIALMELSQFYPLKHKKGWEKFNPISSLAFGYVDIIRGTPAVVQLMILANLIFVGVLRDTPILVIAGLSFGINSGAYVAEIIRAGIEGLDKGQMEAARALGMPYGVAMKEVIIPQAIKKILPALVSEFITLLKETSIVGFIGGVDLLRSANIITSQTYRGVEPLLAVGLIYLVLTALFTKVMRNVEKGLKVSD
- a CDS encoding basic amino acid ABC transporter substrate-binding protein; protein product: MKKFVKSLLMGALILSLSVSAMAKDKIFVGTNAEFPPFEYLDKGEVTGFDIELVNELGKVMDADVKVLDMSFDGLLPALQMKKVDLVIAGMTATEERKKTVSFTQPYYTASQVIIVKEGNNSIKSFDDLKGKKVAVMLGFTGDTIVSEIEGVSIERFNAAYAGIMALQADKVEAVVLDSEPAKNYVKQNPGLVLAEADAEQEEYAIALRKNDKALLEKVEKALAEIKANGTYDALIKKYFN
- the asnA gene encoding aspartate--ammonia ligase, whose product is MSYKSKLDLRQTEVAIKQVKDFFERELAKELNLTRVSAPLFVKPESGLNDNLSGIERPVSFITKAGDKAEIVHSLAKWKRMALHNYNFNIGEGLYTDMNAIRRDEDTDFIHSYYVDQWDWEKIIAKEDRTEETLKSIVEGIFGVLKNTEDYICGLYPELSRKVPEKITFITTQELEDKYPLLTPKEREHAAAKEYGAIFIMKIGGVLNSGEKHDGRAPDYDDWELNGDIILYYEPLGIGLELSSMGIRVDEDSLAKQLKIAGCEDRKTLEYHRMLLNRELPYTIGGGLGQSRICLFFLDKLHIGEVQASMWPKEVHEICKKLNIHLL